A window of the Thiomicrospira microaerophila genome harbors these coding sequences:
- the rplC gene encoding 50S ribosomal protein L3, with the protein MNIGVVGKKIGMTRIFNEEGVSLPVTVVEVAPNRVTQIKTLEVDGYTAVQVTMGAKHAGRVNKPEAGHFAKAGVEAGVGLWEFRVDGEELSAYSVGTEVTVDKFSDVSVVDVIGTTKGKGFQGGVKRHNFRTQDATHGNSLSHRVLGSIGQNQTPGRVFKGKKMAGHMGAVRQTTLNLELVRVDVENGLLLVKGAVPGAKGSTVIVRKAVK; encoded by the coding sequence ATGAATATTGGTGTCGTAGGTAAAAAAATTGGCATGACCCGTATCTTCAATGAAGAAGGGGTTTCATTGCCGGTAACGGTTGTAGAAGTTGCACCAAATAGAGTCACGCAAATCAAAACCCTTGAAGTGGATGGCTATACTGCTGTTCAGGTTACAATGGGTGCAAAGCATGCTGGCAGAGTTAATAAGCCAGAAGCAGGTCACTTTGCTAAGGCTGGTGTTGAGGCTGGTGTTGGCTTATGGGAGTTTAGAGTTGATGGTGAAGAGCTGTCTGCTTATTCGGTAGGTACTGAAGTAACCGTAGATAAGTTTTCTGATGTATCTGTTGTCGATGTAATTGGTACAACAAAAGGTAAGGGTTTTCAGGGTGGTGTGAAGCGCCATAATTTCAGAACCCAGGATGCAACACATGGTAACTCATTATCTCACCGTGTGCTTGGTTCAATAGGTCAAAACCAGACTCCGGGACGTGTTTTTAAAGGTAAGAAGATGGCGGGTCACATGGGTGCCGTTCGTCAAACAACTTTAAATCTTGAGCTTGTTCGCGTTGATGTCGAAAATGGTTTGCTTTTAGTGAAGGGTGCAGTACCTGGGGCTAAAGGTAGTACTGTTATTGTTCGCAAAGCAGTTAAGTAA
- the rpsJ gene encoding 30S ribosomal protein S10 produces the protein MATQNIRIRLKAFDHRLIDQSAREITETAKRTGAQVRGPIPLPTRKERFTILISPHVNKDARDQYELRTHKRMLDIVDPTDKTVDALMKLDLAAGVDVQLELR, from the coding sequence ATGGCAACACAAAATATACGTATTCGCTTAAAGGCGTTTGATCATCGTTTAATTGATCAGTCTGCAAGAGAAATTACGGAAACAGCTAAAAGAACAGGTGCGCAAGTTCGCGGACCAATACCGCTACCAACACGTAAAGAGCGTTTTACTATATTGATTTCTCCGCACGTCAACAAAGATGCGCGAGATCAGTATGAGTTACGCACGCATAAGCGTATGTTAGATATTGTTGATCCTACGGATAAAACAGTTGATGCGCTAATGAAGCTCGATTTGGCAGCTGGTGTAGATGTTCAATTGGAATTGCGTTAA
- the tuf gene encoding elongation factor Tu: MAKAKFERNKPHVNVGTIGHVDHGKTTLTAALTIVQGKKFGGEVKAYDQIDNAPEEKARGITISTAHVEYESDSRHYAHVDCPGHADYVKNMITGAAQMDGAILVCSAADGPMPQTREHILLSRQVGVPYIVVFLNKADMVDDEELLELVEMEVRELLSDYDFPGDDTPVIKGSALKAIEGDQSEIGEPAIGRLIEALDTYIPEPQRDTDKPFLMPVEDVFSIQGRGTVVTGRIETGIVKVGDTIEIVGIRDTVSTTVTGVEMFRKLLDQGEAGDNVGVLLRGTKREDVERGQVLSHVGKIKPHTQFEGEVYVLSKEEGGRHTPFFNGYRPQFYFRTTDVTGACELPSGVEMVMPGDNIQMTITLINPIAMDEGLRFAIREGGRTVGAGVVSKILK, translated from the coding sequence ATGGCAAAAGCTAAGTTTGAACGTAACAAGCCCCATGTAAACGTAGGCACAATTGGTCACGTTGACCATGGAAAAACTACATTGACAGCGGCACTAACCATTGTCCAAGGTAAAAAGTTTGGTGGCGAAGTTAAAGCCTATGACCAAATCGACAACGCGCCAGAAGAAAAAGCGCGTGGAATTACCATCTCTACGGCGCACGTAGAGTATGAGTCGGATTCACGTCACTACGCACACGTAGATTGTCCAGGGCACGCTGACTATGTTAAAAACATGATCACCGGTGCGGCGCAGATGGACGGCGCTATCCTGGTATGTTCAGCGGCGGATGGCCCGATGCCACAAACGCGTGAGCACATCCTATTATCTCGTCAAGTAGGTGTACCTTACATCGTTGTATTCCTAAACAAAGCCGATATGGTTGATGACGAAGAATTGTTAGAGCTAGTAGAAATGGAAGTGCGTGAATTGCTTTCAGACTACGATTTCCCAGGTGATGACACTCCGGTAATCAAAGGCTCAGCGCTAAAAGCAATCGAAGGTGACCAGTCTGAAATTGGAGAGCCAGCGATTGGTCGTCTAATCGAAGCACTAGATACCTATATTCCAGAGCCACAGCGTGATACTGACAAGCCATTCCTAATGCCGGTTGAAGATGTATTCTCAATCCAAGGTCGTGGAACAGTAGTAACCGGTCGTATCGAAACAGGTATCGTGAAAGTAGGTGACACCATTGAGATCGTAGGTATTCGTGATACTGTCAGCACCACCGTAACCGGTGTTGAAATGTTCCGTAAGTTACTAGATCAAGGTGAGGCAGGCGATAACGTAGGTGTATTGCTACGTGGAACCAAACGTGAAGACGTTGAACGTGGACAAGTATTAAGCCATGTAGGTAAAATCAAGCCACATACCCAGTTTGAAGGTGAAGTATACGTATTGTCAAAAGAAGAAGGTGGTCGTCATACCCCATTCTTCAACGGCTACCGTCCACAGTTCTACTTCCGTACAACAGACGTAACCGGTGCATGCGAATTACCATCAGGTGTTGAAATGGTTATGCCAGGTGACAACATTCAAATGACTATCACCCTAATCAACCCAATCGCAATGGACGAAGGTTTGCGTTTTGCGATTCGTGAAGGTGGTCGTACTGTGGGTGCAGGTGTTGTTTCTAAGATTTTGAAATAA